One stretch of Paenibacillus sp. FSL R5-0341 DNA includes these proteins:
- a CDS encoding sugar ABC transporter permease: MIKKFVYSQKVAPYVFVLPFILIFLIFWFFPLVNSFVMSFQDRMLGQDPKWIGEANYSKLLTDKVFLTSIKNSVVYMLGTLVLLIPFPMLFAVMINSKLMKGREFFKSSFFLPALTSVAVAGTIFRLTFGEMEGSLMNTFLGLFGIEPIKFLKDGNWSMAALLILACWRWTGVNMLYYLSGLKSIDNEYYEAASIDGASACQKFRTITMPLLKPTTVYVTTISVYAGLAMFTESLMMFNGNNSPKNIGLTIVGYLYRQGIEQNKLGYAAAVGIVLLVIAMVINLTQLKFSGMFKKEED, encoded by the coding sequence ATGATAAAGAAATTTGTATACTCTCAAAAAGTTGCGCCTTATGTTTTTGTACTGCCATTTATACTTATATTTTTGATATTCTGGTTTTTTCCACTTGTAAATTCATTCGTAATGAGCTTTCAAGATAGAATGTTAGGACAGGATCCTAAATGGATTGGTGAAGCGAATTATTCGAAATTACTTACTGATAAAGTGTTTTTGACATCTATTAAAAATAGCGTTGTGTACATGTTAGGAACCTTAGTGCTGTTAATTCCTTTTCCCATGTTATTCGCCGTTATGATCAACAGTAAGTTAATGAAGGGAAGAGAGTTTTTTAAATCTTCGTTCTTTCTCCCTGCATTGACTTCTGTCGCAGTTGCGGGTACCATTTTCCGCCTTACATTCGGTGAAATGGAAGGTTCATTAATGAATACTTTCCTGGGTCTATTTGGTATAGAGCCTATTAAATTTTTGAAAGACGGAAATTGGAGTATGGCAGCGCTGTTAATCCTCGCATGTTGGAGATGGACAGGTGTTAATATGCTTTACTATCTATCCGGTTTGAAAAGCATTGACAATGAATATTATGAGGCTGCTTCAATTGACGGGGCATCTGCTTGTCAGAAGTTTAGAACGATCACAATGCCATTATTGAAGCCGACCACGGTATATGTTACGACAATTAGTGTTTATGCAGGTTTAGCCATGTTTACCGAGAGCCTGATGATGTTTAACGGTAACAATTCACCCAAAAATATTGGCTTAACCATTGTTGGATACCTGTATAGACAAGGGATTGAGCAGAATAAGCTGGGTTACGCAGCTGCAGTTGGTATCGTTCTGTTAGTCATTGCTATGGTTATCAATTTAACGCAGTTGAAATTTAGTGGAATGTTCAAAAAGGAGGAGGATTAA
- a CDS encoding chromosome condensation regulator: MGYNSRKETVFEMKRFRNCTIAAGRRHTVALKSDGTVTAVGDNKYGQCKVSDWCHIVAVAASNVHMATNTGNAHTVGLKSDGTVTAIGWNKHDQCNVSEWRDIVTVSAGWCRTVGVRSDGTVVAVGRNNEGECNVSSWHDIVSVTTGDWHTVGLKLDGTVTAVGNNKYNQCSVNDWGDILAVSAGYLHTVGLRSDGTVVAVGRNNEGECDVSQWRDIVAVAAGSYHTVGLKSDGTMVAVGSNKHHQCDLSGWHEIRSVSAGCAHTIGLKSDGTMVAVGDNDYGQCDVSRWGSIQQY; this comes from the coding sequence AATGAAACGGTTCCGTAACTGTACCATAGCGGCAGGTCGTCGTCATACCGTTGCTCTTAAATCTGACGGAACAGTAACAGCTGTGGGTGACAATAAATACGGTCAATGTAAGGTAAGCGATTGGTGCCATATCGTCGCAGTTGCGGCTAGTAATGTTCATATGGCTACGAACACCGGTAATGCACATACCGTTGGTCTTAAATCCGATGGTACGGTAACTGCTATCGGTTGGAATAAGCATGACCAATGCAATGTAAGCGAATGGCGCGATATCGTAACCGTTTCGGCAGGTTGGTGCCGTACTGTCGGGGTTAGATCAGATGGCACCGTGGTTGCGGTGGGGCGAAATAATGAAGGGGAATGCAACGTGAGCAGCTGGCATGATATTGTATCGGTCACGACGGGTGACTGGCATACAGTCGGTCTAAAATTAGACGGAACGGTAACAGCCGTTGGTAACAATAAGTATAACCAATGTAGCGTAAACGACTGGGGCGACATATTAGCTGTTTCGGCGGGGTATCTTCATACTGTTGGGCTTAGATCGGATGGCACGGTAGTGGCTGTGGGTAGAAATAATGAAGGGGAATGCGACGTAAGCCAATGGCGCGATATTGTAGCAGTTGCAGCGGGGAGTTATCATACTGTTGGTCTTAAGTCCGACGGAACGATGGTTGCTGTGGGTTCGAATAAACATCACCAATGCGATCTAAGTGGCTGGCACGAAATTAGATCTGTTTCGGCGGGGTGTGCCCATACAATTGGACTGAAATCGGATGGTACGATGGTTGCTGTGGGTGATAATGATTATGGACAATGTGATGTAAGCAGATGGGGTAGCATCCAACAATATTAA
- a CDS encoding carbohydrate ABC transporter permease has translation MGRSQTRSDFISRIVIICLFIILFVIIMIPFYAVALSSFKPGESLVRYGLNLSLDFEIMSFDNFIYLFTGQHDYFVWFWNSMILTIVQVVLTLFVSAFVAYGFAAYHFKGKNFLFICVLLIMMVPFEILLVPLYSLINDLGMVNSYSAIILPGIANAATIFFFRQYLRSIPKEIIQSGRVDGANEYAIYFRLIMPIMKPSFAAMAILNGMNSWNNLLWPFMVLGDQSKYTLPIGLKTLLTPYGNNYDLLIVGSFFSIIPIFILFIAFQKYFIDGMTAGAVKG, from the coding sequence GTGGGCAGAAGTCAGACGAGGAGTGATTTCATCTCTAGAATAGTAATTATTTGTTTATTCATTATACTATTCGTTATAATTATGATCCCATTCTACGCAGTGGCCCTATCTTCCTTTAAACCCGGTGAATCATTAGTTAGATATGGTCTTAACCTAAGTTTGGATTTTGAAATCATGAGTTTTGATAATTTCATCTATCTGTTTACTGGACAACATGATTATTTTGTGTGGTTTTGGAACAGTATGATTTTAACAATCGTTCAAGTGGTTTTAACACTTTTTGTAAGCGCATTTGTTGCATATGGTTTTGCAGCATATCATTTTAAAGGTAAGAACTTCCTCTTTATATGTGTTTTGCTCATTATGATGGTGCCTTTCGAAATACTGCTGGTTCCCTTGTACAGCCTAATTAATGATTTGGGAATGGTGAATAGCTATTCGGCAATCATTTTGCCCGGTATAGCCAATGCCGCGACAATATTTTTCTTCAGGCAGTATCTACGAAGCATACCCAAAGAGATTATTCAATCTGGGCGGGTTGATGGCGCAAACGAGTATGCGATTTATTTCAGACTAATTATGCCGATTATGAAGCCATCCTTTGCAGCAATGGCCATTCTGAATGGTATGAATAGCTGGAATAATCTATTATGGCCATTCATGGTGCTCGGAGATCAGAGTAAATATACACTTCCAATCGGTTTGAAAACGTTGTTAACTCCTTATGGCAATAACTATGACTTATTGATCGTAGGATCCTTCTTCTCCATCATTCCAATTTTCATACTGTTCATTGCTTTTCAGAAATATTTCATAGACGGTATGACTGCAGGCGCTGTCAAAGGGTAG
- a CDS encoding beta-L-arabinofuranosidase domain-containing protein: protein MTKPDVTHHPQTLGYSHKINDPFWSHYIELVRNVVVPYQWEALNDRIEGAEPSRAIRNFRIAAGDEEGVHYGMVFQDSDVAKWIEAASYLLAAKPDPELEALVDSVIETIARAQQADGYLNTYFTLREPGARWTNLAECHELYCAGHMIEAGVAYYHATGKRTLLDVVIRLADHIGTVFGTKPGQLPGYDGHQEIELALFKLYETTKEEKYLELSRYFLDQRGASPHFFVEEWEQRGRTIHFGELDMVHRHTYSQSHLPIREQSTAEGHSVRLVYMCAAMADVAAKTEDTSLKEACERLWSNIVSKRMYITGSIGSSAKEEAFTGDYDLPGDTAYAETCASIGLIFWAKRMLQMEQDSRYADVMERALYNTVISGMSLDGQRFFYVNPLEVDPKMQRVNPNYAHVRTRRQGWFGCACCPPNIARLLASLDQYVYTPAVEQATLYVQLYIGGEGEFTLEGRRAALTMDSDYTSTGDVKLIVRPDSPEGMQFTIALRKPDWCKIPELWINGEKSEQDGFTFEYGYIKVTRSWNAGDEIKLHFPMELLRMKGHDHIKATFGKVAIQRGPFMYCLEEVDNGRGLHRIQLPRDAEFHIGSGEQIPLGVPALTTIGQRIVSQEDWGIHLYRSDVHWDTQPAELRFIPYFTWANRDEGEMSVWIRESE, encoded by the coding sequence ATGACAAAGCCAGACGTCACGCACCATCCACAGACATTAGGGTATAGCCATAAAATCAATGATCCATTCTGGTCGCATTATATTGAACTGGTCCGCAACGTAGTTGTTCCTTATCAATGGGAAGCGCTCAATGACCGTATCGAAGGAGCTGAACCAAGCCGGGCCATACGCAATTTCCGCATTGCTGCAGGGGATGAAGAGGGCGTTCATTATGGCATGGTTTTTCAGGATAGTGATGTTGCGAAATGGATTGAAGCAGCATCGTACCTGCTCGCCGCGAAACCCGATCCGGAACTTGAAGCCCTCGTGGATTCTGTTATTGAGACCATAGCTCGGGCACAGCAAGCCGATGGTTATTTGAACACGTACTTCACCCTGCGTGAACCTGGGGCGCGCTGGACGAACCTCGCCGAGTGTCATGAACTTTATTGTGCAGGACATATGATTGAGGCTGGTGTGGCGTACTATCATGCCACGGGCAAGCGCACGCTGCTGGATGTGGTTATTCGCCTGGCCGATCATATAGGCACCGTGTTTGGTACAAAGCCGGGACAATTGCCAGGTTATGATGGGCATCAGGAGATTGAACTTGCACTCTTCAAATTGTATGAGACGACAAAAGAAGAGAAATATCTGGAACTGAGCCGTTATTTTCTGGATCAGCGGGGAGCGAGTCCGCATTTTTTTGTAGAGGAATGGGAGCAAAGAGGCCGTACCATACATTTTGGCGAGTTGGATATGGTTCACCGGCACACGTACTCGCAGTCCCATCTGCCTATTAGGGAGCAGTCGACAGCAGAAGGCCATTCGGTTCGACTGGTTTACATGTGCGCGGCTATGGCAGATGTAGCTGCGAAGACGGAGGATACATCGCTGAAAGAAGCCTGTGAACGGTTGTGGAGCAACATCGTAAGCAAGCGAATGTACATTACGGGAAGCATTGGTTCATCAGCCAAAGAAGAAGCATTTACAGGCGATTATGATCTGCCTGGAGATACCGCCTACGCAGAGACCTGTGCCTCAATTGGCCTGATTTTTTGGGCGAAGCGCATGCTGCAGATGGAGCAGGATAGCCGGTACGCAGATGTTATGGAGCGAGCCCTGTACAACACGGTGATTAGTGGAATGTCTCTGGATGGTCAACGTTTCTTCTATGTGAATCCGCTTGAAGTCGATCCGAAGATGCAACGTGTAAATCCTAATTATGCCCACGTGCGAACACGCCGGCAAGGGTGGTTTGGTTGTGCTTGCTGTCCGCCGAACATTGCGCGATTACTTGCCTCATTGGATCAATATGTATATACCCCGGCTGTGGAACAGGCTACGTTGTATGTACAATTGTACATCGGAGGGGAAGGGGAATTCACACTTGAGGGTAGGAGAGCAGCCTTAACCATGGACTCTGACTATACCTCCACTGGAGATGTGAAGCTGATCGTTCGGCCTGATTCCCCAGAGGGAATGCAATTTACGATAGCTCTGAGAAAGCCGGACTGGTGCAAGATTCCCGAGCTATGGATTAACGGGGAAAAGAGCGAACAGGATGGTTTTACTTTTGAATACGGTTACATAAAAGTGACCCGATCGTGGAATGCCGGTGATGAGATTAAACTTCACTTCCCTATGGAGTTGCTGCGGATGAAAGGGCATGATCACATCAAAGCCACTTTCGGAAAAGTAGCCATCCAGCGGGGACCGTTTATGTACTGTCTCGAAGAAGTCGACAATGGCCGCGGATTGCATCGCATTCAGTTGCCCCGGGATGCCGAGTTTCATATCGGTAGCGGGGAACAGATACCTCTAGGGGTTCCGGCTCTTACAACCATTGGGCAGAGAATCGTATCCCAAGAAGACTGGGGAATACATCTGTATCGCAGTGATGTTCACTGGGATACACAGCCTGCCGAGCTTCGGTTCATTCCTTACTTCACTTGGGCCAATCGGGATGAAGGAGAAATGAGCGTTTGGATTCGCGAAAGCGAATAA
- a CDS encoding GntR family transcriptional regulator, producing MGRCYYLKKLALYKQIRENIMQKIKSGQLRPTDRIPSEQELMDEFRVSKITVKNALTLLADEGLIIRVQGKGSFVSSSLVVSSINFSPSPCRASSMPLIGFIIPTMRTRVIQKLVDYTEHFLQEAGLSMVLSITRESSSIESNVIRTLTELGVKGLIVFPTEDEKYNESLLRLSLDKFPCVFIDRYLRNIETYTITSDNYGGAYKAVSHLLSKSHQQIALISPENANTAVEDRTLGFEQAYTDQGISIDKRLWCHIPLDILRSEQALDYVSNFLQNHSGISAAFSLTEETARLTSAAISLLNEHSNIDLLSFDNPHLSGVAYVQQDEQEMARTAVKLLCEQMEDIYSPKNAVIPVQLIFP from the coding sequence ATGGGGAGATGCTACTATTTGAAAAAGCTGGCGCTCTACAAACAAATTCGAGAAAATATTATGCAAAAAATTAAATCAGGGCAGCTTCGGCCAACGGATCGCATTCCTTCTGAGCAAGAACTAATGGACGAATTCAGAGTAAGTAAAATAACAGTCAAGAACGCCCTAACCCTACTAGCTGACGAAGGATTAATTATACGCGTACAAGGCAAAGGCTCATTCGTCTCTTCTAGTCTTGTTGTTTCTAGCATCAATTTCTCACCATCCCCATGCCGCGCGTCCTCGATGCCGCTCATTGGCTTCATCATTCCGACGATGAGAACCCGTGTCATTCAGAAGCTCGTTGACTACACGGAACACTTCTTGCAAGAAGCCGGCCTCAGCATGGTACTAAGTATCACGCGCGAGTCCTCCTCTATCGAATCAAACGTCATTCGTACACTAACGGAGCTCGGTGTGAAGGGGCTGATCGTTTTTCCAACAGAAGATGAGAAGTACAACGAATCATTACTGCGTCTGTCGCTCGATAAATTCCCGTGTGTGTTCATCGACCGCTATCTGCGCAACATTGAGACGTACACCATTACATCCGACAATTACGGCGGTGCGTATAAGGCTGTATCTCATTTGCTATCCAAGAGTCATCAGCAGATTGCGCTCATCTCACCTGAAAATGCCAATACAGCCGTCGAGGACCGCACGCTCGGCTTCGAGCAGGCGTACACAGATCAAGGCATCTCGATTGACAAGCGCTTGTGGTGTCACATTCCTCTCGACATTCTACGCAGCGAGCAAGCATTGGACTATGTAAGCAACTTCTTGCAGAACCACAGTGGAATTTCGGCAGCCTTCTCCTTGACTGAAGAAACAGCACGCCTCACATCCGCCGCGATCAGTCTTCTGAACGAACACTCAAATATCGATTTACTATCTTTCGATAATCCACATCTTTCAGGCGTAGCTTATGTGCAGCAGGATGAACAGGAAATGGCACGAACAGCCGTCAAGCTGTTATGTGAACAGATGGAAGATATTTATTCTCCTAAGAACGCCGTCATTCCCGTGCAACTCATCTTCCCTTGA
- a CDS encoding family 43 glycosylhydrolase, which yields MEIQQRALHDIQPLIEQRADPFIYRHSDGYYYFVASVPEYDRIEIRRAQNLEGLVTSTPVVIWRKRETGILSANIWAPELHFIDDKWYVYFAAAHTTETNEGLFDHRMYVLENENANPLEGIWTERGQVRTEWESFALDATTFEHNGSRYYVWAQKDPNIEGNSNLYISKMSNPWTLTGPQTMISLPEYDWEIIGYKVNEGAAFLRKGNRVFLSYSASATDFNYCMGLLEADADADLLDATSWRKSQAAVFSTDESISMYGPGHNSFTVSEDGEETLFVFHARTYKNIIGDPLYDPNRHTFVTELLWTADGKPDFRGSVAALARSVQ from the coding sequence ATGGAAATCCAACAACGAGCGTTACACGACATTCAACCATTGATTGAGCAAAGAGCTGATCCTTTTATTTACCGACATTCGGACGGTTATTATTACTTCGTAGCATCCGTTCCGGAGTATGATCGGATTGAAATCCGTAGAGCCCAGAACCTTGAGGGGCTTGTTACATCAACTCCTGTAGTGATCTGGAGAAAGCGCGAGACCGGTATCCTTAGTGCTAATATTTGGGCACCCGAACTGCATTTTATTGATGACAAATGGTACGTGTATTTCGCTGCCGCACACACGACGGAAACGAATGAAGGCTTGTTCGACCATCGGATGTACGTGCTAGAGAATGAAAATGCCAATCCGCTCGAAGGCATTTGGACGGAAAGAGGGCAAGTTCGTACCGAGTGGGAAAGCTTCGCCCTCGATGCCACTACCTTTGAGCATAATGGAAGCCGTTATTACGTATGGGCACAAAAGGATCCGAATATTGAAGGTAACTCTAATCTGTATATATCTAAAATGAGCAATCCGTGGACGTTGACTGGGCCGCAAACGATGATTTCGCTGCCGGAGTATGACTGGGAAATCATTGGTTATAAAGTGAACGAAGGTGCGGCATTTCTTCGCAAGGGTAATCGGGTATTCCTCTCTTACTCGGCTAGCGCCACCGATTTCAATTATTGCATGGGCCTACTTGAAGCCGATGCGGATGCTGATTTGCTCGATGCCACCTCATGGCGCAAGTCGCAAGCAGCGGTTTTCTCGACAGATGAGAGCATCTCAATGTATGGTCCCGGTCATAATTCCTTCACGGTGTCAGAAGACGGCGAAGAGACGCTATTTGTGTTCCACGCAAGAACGTACAAGAACATTATAGGAGATCCGCTGTACGATCCGAATCGCCATACATTTGTGACGGAGCTTTTGTGGACGGCTGACGGCAAACCCGATTTCCGCGGCTCTGTTGCAGCACTTGCACGTTCTGTACAGTGA
- a CDS encoding extracellular solute-binding protein has product MKKRSALISIVTLLIMSLVFTACGNPSGSKTETQQLGANAGENATELSFWTFVDLHGKHLDKMLGLWNQQNPDKQIKLNVTVMPYDDMHNKLLLAVTSGKGAPDIADIELGQFPKFLEGDNVPLESLNDVFAPYKDVVVPSRVEIYSKAEQVYGFDYHVGATLAFYNTEILEQAGVDYKTIKTWEDYKQAGIKVYEKTGKYLGTADTSATWQASLLLAQQNADFTDENGNPKVNSPEMIKAYEMLVDLQKNNVIHTIPGGQPDTEEAKGEYNKGNYASALMPEWYMSRFVNEMKDLKGKYAIAPLPVFEEGNPRSVGLGGTGTVVTKNGKDVQLAKEFVAFAKLSKEATTEIWNTLGFDPINMEVWKDDAVTKNPDNEYVQYFKTNAFDTLNEIKDEIRAIKSVKASPTIGNIFNTVTLNAIFEDGQDVKEALDEAQAAIEQELK; this is encoded by the coding sequence ATGAAAAAACGCAGTGCTTTAATCTCCATCGTTACACTCCTTATTATGTCACTTGTTTTTACTGCATGTGGTAATCCTTCCGGTTCAAAAACGGAAACGCAGCAATTAGGCGCTAATGCCGGCGAGAATGCAACAGAATTATCATTTTGGACATTCGTAGATTTGCACGGCAAGCATTTGGATAAAATGCTGGGGTTATGGAACCAACAGAACCCAGACAAACAGATTAAGTTAAATGTAACGGTTATGCCTTATGATGATATGCACAACAAGCTCTTGTTGGCAGTTACCAGTGGAAAAGGTGCTCCTGATATCGCGGATATTGAGCTTGGTCAATTCCCTAAATTCTTGGAAGGTGACAACGTTCCACTGGAATCTTTGAATGATGTATTTGCACCATACAAAGACGTGGTTGTTCCTTCACGTGTCGAGATTTATTCCAAAGCCGAACAGGTTTATGGATTCGATTATCACGTAGGTGCAACGCTTGCTTTCTACAATACTGAAATTCTCGAGCAAGCAGGTGTTGACTACAAGACAATCAAAACGTGGGAAGATTACAAACAAGCAGGTATCAAGGTTTATGAAAAGACTGGCAAGTACTTAGGTACTGCTGATACATCAGCTACGTGGCAAGCATCGCTGCTGCTAGCTCAGCAAAACGCTGATTTTACAGATGAAAATGGTAATCCAAAAGTGAACTCGCCTGAAATGATTAAAGCGTATGAAATGTTAGTCGATCTGCAGAAGAACAATGTTATTCATACGATCCCTGGCGGACAACCCGACACAGAAGAAGCAAAAGGCGAATACAACAAAGGCAACTACGCAAGTGCATTGATGCCTGAGTGGTATATGTCCCGCTTTGTAAACGAAATGAAAGACCTTAAAGGTAAGTATGCAATAGCTCCATTGCCTGTATTTGAAGAAGGTAATCCTCGTTCCGTTGGCTTAGGCGGTACTGGCACAGTTGTTACTAAGAATGGTAAAGACGTTCAGTTGGCAAAAGAATTTGTAGCCTTTGCTAAGCTTTCAAAAGAAGCTACTACTGAAATCTGGAATACACTTGGATTTGACCCAATCAACATGGAAGTATGGAAAGATGATGCAGTTACGAAAAACCCTGATAATGAATACGTCCAATACTTTAAAACAAATGCATTTGATACTTTGAATGAAATCAAGGACGAAATTAGAGCGATTAAGTCCGTTAAAGCCTCACCAACCATCGGCAATATCTTCAATACGGTAACTTTGAATGCTATCTTTGAAGATGGCCAAGACGTGAAGGAAGCTTTGGATGAAGCACAAGCAGCAATTGAACAAGAATTGAAATAA